The Listeria sp. PSOL-1 genome includes a region encoding these proteins:
- the menI gene encoding 1,4-dihydroxy-2-naphthoyl-CoA hydrolase MenI, with amino-acid sequence MGIQETLGIEIIEVKKGYAALKLEITEKVLQPFGYLHGGVSVLLAEHAASLGASHSIATDEIAFGLEINANHLASKQSGEIVAVANCVHDGKTTQVWQIDLIDEGGRKICVSRATLAVKKKH; translated from the coding sequence ATGGGAATTCAAGAAACGCTTGGTATTGAAATTATTGAAGTGAAAAAAGGCTATGCAGCTCTAAAACTTGAAATAACTGAAAAAGTGTTACAACCTTTTGGCTATTTGCATGGCGGAGTTTCTGTCCTTTTAGCTGAGCATGCAGCAAGCCTAGGTGCATCTCATTCGATTGCTACTGATGAAATTGCTTTTGGGCTAGAAATTAATGCGAATCACTTGGCAAGTAAGCAATCAGGAGAAATTGTTGCAGTTGCAAATTGTGTGCATGACGGAAAAACAACTCAAGTTTGGCAAATTGATTTGATCGATGAAGGTGGCCGAAAGATTTGTGTAAGCCGGGCAACACTCGCAGTAAAGAAAAAACATTAA
- a CDS encoding divergent PAP2 family protein: MTIFNNVPLIASLVAIVFAQVVKVPIYLIVSRKIDLGLIFSTGGMPSSHSAAVTALMTTTAIQYGLASPYFAIATVFGVIVMFDATGVRRQAGEHAIVLNRLVLEFQELAKHAKGLTSPKQEEKTKHLKELLGHKPMEVFFGALTGIAIGFLLDYLLGTF, from the coding sequence ATGACTATTTTTAATAACGTACCATTGATTGCTTCACTTGTTGCCATTGTTTTTGCACAAGTAGTTAAAGTTCCAATATACCTTATTGTTTCACGTAAAATAGACTTAGGGTTAATTTTTTCCACTGGTGGAATGCCTAGTTCACACTCAGCTGCTGTCACAGCCTTAATGACAACAACGGCAATTCAATATGGATTAGCTTCTCCTTATTTCGCTATTGCTACTGTTTTTGGGGTGATTGTGATGTTTGATGCTACTGGGGTAAGGCGACAAGCTGGAGAACATGCCATTGTTTTAAATCGACTTGTACTGGAGTTTCAAGAATTAGCAAAACATGCAAAAGGATTGACCAGTCCTAAACAAGAAGAAAAAACGAAGCATTTAAAAGAATTGTTAGGGCATAAACCAATGGAAGTATTTTTTGGCGCATTAACTGGTATTGCGATTGGCTTTTTGCTGGATTATT